A genomic stretch from Achromobacter spanius includes:
- a CDS encoding ABC transporter substrate-binding protein has product MKRHTFFAACLGLVTLTLGAAAQADQVDDIKARGELVCGTLGTSQPFSFQDGATRQLVGYDVDVCKLVADKLGVKISYKLLSVAARVPELNEGRVDILAANLGYSPDRAEQISFSHAYYVSPQKLLVRKDSGLDSIEALNGHRIGATKGSSSEREIKRILDKSKVIGYGDSSATYLALQQKKVDAQFASELVLVRLVLQSPPTAPVSVIGKSVFDEPWGLGVRKSEPRMLQTVNQALDEAESSGEAAKLFDKWFGPTTPYKLERGFKIGPIAG; this is encoded by the coding sequence ATGAAACGCCACACTTTCTTCGCGGCCTGCCTGGGCCTGGTCACACTGACGCTGGGCGCCGCCGCGCAAGCGGATCAAGTCGACGACATCAAGGCGCGCGGCGAACTCGTCTGCGGCACGCTGGGCACGTCGCAACCGTTCAGCTTCCAGGACGGCGCCACCCGCCAGTTGGTGGGCTATGACGTGGACGTGTGCAAGCTCGTCGCCGACAAGCTGGGCGTGAAGATCAGCTACAAGCTGCTGTCGGTGGCGGCGCGCGTGCCGGAATTGAACGAAGGGCGCGTGGACATCCTGGCCGCCAACCTTGGTTATTCGCCGGATCGCGCTGAACAGATTTCCTTCAGCCACGCTTACTACGTCAGCCCGCAAAAGCTGTTGGTGCGCAAGGACTCGGGCCTGGACAGCATCGAAGCGCTGAACGGTCACCGCATTGGCGCCACCAAGGGCTCCAGCTCGGAGCGCGAGATCAAGCGCATCCTGGACAAGTCCAAGGTGATTGGTTATGGCGACAGTTCGGCCACCTACCTGGCCTTGCAGCAAAAGAAGGTGGATGCGCAGTTTGCGTCCGAGCTGGTGCTGGTGCGCCTGGTGCTGCAAAGCCCGCCGACGGCGCCCGTCAGCGTGATCGGCAAGTCAGTGTTTGACGAACCCTGGGGCTTGGGCGTGCGCAAGTCCGAGCCGCGCATGCTGCAAACCGTGAACCAGGCGCTGGACGAAGCCGAAAGCTCGGGCGAGGCGGCCAAGCTGTTCGACAAGTGGTTCGGCCCCACCACGCCCTACAAGCTGGAACGCGGGTTCAAGATCGGCCCCATCGCCGGCTGA
- a CDS encoding LysR family transcriptional regulator, giving the protein MRFASTAAMYTLKQLEAFYWSAELGSFSASSRKLHTTQSAVAKRVGELEAFAGSPLFERRAKKLFMTPQGRKLFELAREMLDLNSRIVQNMADPASFEGVIRLGVTELVGMTWLARLINQISLRYPRVQLMPEIDGGITLYERLDQDQLDLAIMPGPFWSYQYEGTHLGAVTNVWMASPALDIDLQARLSPQDLAPYPVISQPTNSALSHLYDAWFAEQGLSVKRVLTCNSLGMMAQLTMLGLGISYLPGAYFAPLVERGALCQLDVQPDLPTINYYAVHKKNIVNPIVSRVIEIAREECAFEVAGAFLPHVPPTPPAALPDEA; this is encoded by the coding sequence ATGCGTTTCGCATCCACCGCCGCGATGTACACCCTTAAACAGCTAGAGGCTTTTTACTGGAGCGCCGAGCTAGGCAGCTTCAGCGCATCTTCCCGGAAACTGCACACCACGCAATCGGCGGTGGCCAAGCGGGTAGGGGAATTGGAAGCCTTCGCCGGGTCGCCGTTATTCGAGCGCCGGGCCAAAAAGCTGTTCATGACGCCTCAAGGGCGCAAGCTGTTTGAGCTGGCGCGTGAAATGCTGGACCTGAATAGCCGCATCGTGCAAAACATGGCCGACCCGGCCAGTTTCGAAGGCGTGATACGGCTGGGGGTGACCGAGCTGGTCGGCATGACGTGGCTGGCGCGGCTGATCAATCAGATCAGCTTGCGCTACCCGCGCGTACAACTGATGCCCGAGATCGACGGCGGCATTACGTTGTACGAAAGGTTGGACCAAGACCAACTGGACTTGGCCATCATGCCTGGCCCGTTCTGGAGCTATCAATACGAGGGCACCCATCTGGGCGCCGTCACCAACGTCTGGATGGCCAGCCCGGCGCTGGATATCGATTTGCAGGCGCGTTTGTCGCCCCAGGATCTGGCGCCGTATCCGGTGATTTCGCAGCCGACCAATTCCGCCTTGTCGCATCTGTACGACGCCTGGTTCGCGGAACAGGGCTTGTCGGTCAAACGGGTGTTGACCTGCAACAGCTTGGGGATGATGGCGCAACTGACGATGCTGGGGCTGGGCATCAGTTATCTGCCTGGGGCCTACTTCGCGCCACTGGTCGAGCGCGGCGCGCTATGTCAGCTGGATGTGCAGCCAGACCTGCCCACCATCAATTACTACGCGGTGCACAAGAAGAACATCGTCAACCCGATCGTGTCACGGGTGATCGAGATCGCGCGCGAGGAATGCGCGTTTGAAGTGGCGGGGGCCTTCCTGCCCCACGTGCCGCCCACGCCGCCCGCCGCGTTACCGGACGAAGCCTGA
- a CDS encoding error-prone DNA polymerase, giving the protein MQDDPHDASYDAPDPSELLATLPGYAELQCQSNFSFLQGASHPEELVARAAELGYAALALTDECSLAGVVRAHMEAKTQKLPLIIGATFQLRAAPDAAPLGLTLLAQTREGYGNLSELITLARTRAPKGEYRLAPDDLTRPPKGSEHLRQVPECLAILTPAYGTDADRLAEQARWLARVFPNRAWVGLNLLYRSRDDQHRAAVEHAARQADLPIVAVGQVQMHVRSRKPLHDTLAGIRTRQPVAQCGYELSENAEQHLRTRMRLANLYPPDALAQTLVVARRCAFSLDELRYEYPDEVVPPGHTPATYLRQETLAGAARRFPAGVPENVAGQIERELDLIGDLHYEAYFLTVYDIVQYARSQGILCQGRGSAANSAVCYCLGITAVDPVRGNNLFERFISKERNEPPDIDVDFEHQRREEVIQYIYNKYGRERAALTAVVISYRPRSVLRDTGSALGVDLGVIDAVARAHQWWDGKKEMLRTLGTCGLDPESRVARQWASLAQTMMGFPRHLSQHPGGFVISRGKLSRLVPIENAAMQDRSVVQWDKDDLDALKLLKVDVLALGMLSALRRTLELAGQRRGQPLALQDIPEGDEATYDMICDADTVGVFQIESRAQMTMLPRLRPRKYYDLVVQVAIVRPGPIQGGMVHPYLRRRQGKEDETYPSEKVRGVLSRTMGVPIFQEQVMQIAVVAAGFTPGEADQLRRSMAAWKRKGGVDKFRVKLVGGLLAHGYTLEFAEALFRQVEGFGEYGFPESHAASFALLAYFSSWLKRHEPEAFLAALLNSQPMGFYAPAQLVQDARRHGVCVLPADVTVSGWDSALETLPDDHPGAQRRPRPHSPPTEDTRPAVRLGLSLIQGMREDAARRIEEARATAPFTDTGDLARRAALNRHDLNALAAGDALRTLAGHRRQASWQAAASVQSRDLLRDAAIVETQAPQLSAPSENQTVAADYRSLGLTLHSHPVALLRAQLAARNFQPAEVLNGYPDKRVARACGIVTVRQRPQTSKGVIFVTLEDETGPVNVVVRPELIERQRRELLGAKLLGVYGAWQNVDGVRHLIAQRLVDLSDLLGGLAAHSRNFH; this is encoded by the coding sequence ATGCAAGACGACCCTCACGACGCCTCCTACGACGCCCCCGATCCGTCCGAACTGTTGGCAACGTTGCCCGGCTACGCCGAGCTGCAATGCCAGTCGAACTTTTCCTTCCTGCAAGGCGCCTCGCACCCGGAAGAGCTGGTCGCGCGCGCCGCTGAACTGGGTTACGCCGCGCTGGCGCTGACCGACGAATGTTCGCTGGCCGGCGTGGTCCGCGCCCACATGGAGGCCAAGACCCAGAAGCTGCCCCTGATCATCGGCGCCACGTTCCAGTTGCGCGCCGCGCCCGACGCCGCCCCGCTGGGCCTGACCCTGCTGGCGCAAACCCGCGAAGGCTACGGCAACCTGTCCGAACTCATCACGCTGGCCCGCACCCGCGCGCCCAAGGGCGAATACCGCTTGGCCCCGGATGACCTGACCCGTCCGCCCAAGGGCTCCGAGCACCTGCGCCAAGTACCGGAATGCCTGGCCATCCTGACCCCCGCTTACGGCACCGACGCCGACCGCCTGGCCGAGCAGGCGCGCTGGTTGGCGCGCGTGTTTCCCAACCGCGCCTGGGTCGGGCTGAATCTGCTGTACCGGTCGCGCGACGACCAGCACCGCGCCGCCGTCGAGCATGCCGCGCGCCAGGCCGATCTGCCCATCGTGGCCGTGGGCCAGGTGCAGATGCATGTGCGATCGCGCAAGCCCCTGCACGACACGCTGGCCGGCATCCGCACGCGCCAGCCGGTGGCCCAATGCGGCTACGAATTATCCGAAAACGCCGAACAGCATCTGCGCACCCGCATGCGCCTGGCCAACCTGTATCCGCCCGACGCGCTGGCGCAAACGCTGGTGGTGGCGCGCCGCTGCGCGTTTTCACTGGACGAACTGCGCTACGAATATCCCGACGAGGTCGTCCCGCCCGGCCACACGCCCGCCACCTATCTGCGCCAGGAAACCCTGGCCGGCGCCGCCCGGCGCTTTCCCGCCGGGGTCCCGGAAAACGTGGCCGGCCAGATCGAAAGAGAGCTCGACCTGATCGGCGACCTGCACTACGAAGCCTACTTCCTGACCGTCTACGACATCGTCCAGTACGCGCGCAGCCAGGGCATTTTGTGCCAGGGCCGGGGGTCGGCCGCCAACTCCGCCGTCTGTTATTGCCTGGGTATCACCGCGGTGGACCCGGTGCGCGGCAACAACTTGTTTGAACGTTTCATCAGCAAAGAGCGCAACGAACCACCCGACATAGACGTGGATTTCGAACACCAGCGCCGCGAAGAAGTCATCCAGTACATCTACAACAAATACGGACGCGAACGCGCCGCCCTGACCGCCGTGGTCATTTCGTACCGGCCACGCAGCGTACTGCGCGACACCGGCAGCGCGCTGGGCGTGGACCTGGGCGTGATCGACGCCGTGGCGCGCGCGCACCAGTGGTGGGACGGCAAAAAGGAAATGCTGCGCACGCTGGGCACCTGCGGGCTGGACCCGGAATCCCGCGTGGCGCGGCAATGGGCGTCGCTGGCGCAAACCATGATGGGCTTTCCGCGCCACCTGTCGCAGCACCCGGGCGGCTTCGTGATTTCACGCGGCAAGCTGTCGCGCCTGGTGCCCATTGAAAACGCCGCCATGCAAGACCGCAGCGTCGTGCAATGGGACAAGGACGATCTGGACGCGCTGAAACTGCTGAAAGTGGACGTGCTGGCGCTGGGCATGCTGTCGGCCTTGCGCCGCACCCTGGAGCTGGCCGGCCAACGCCGCGGCCAGCCGCTGGCGCTGCAAGACATTCCCGAAGGCGACGAAGCCACCTACGACATGATCTGCGACGCCGACACGGTGGGCGTGTTCCAGATCGAATCGCGCGCGCAGATGACCATGCTGCCCCGCCTGCGGCCGCGCAAATACTACGACCTGGTCGTGCAGGTGGCCATCGTGCGCCCCGGCCCGATCCAGGGCGGCATGGTCCACCCCTACCTGCGCCGGCGCCAGGGCAAGGAAGACGAAACCTATCCCAGCGAAAAAGTCCGAGGCGTGCTCAGCCGCACCATGGGCGTGCCCATCTTCCAGGAACAGGTGATGCAGATCGCGGTGGTGGCCGCGGGGTTCACGCCTGGCGAGGCCGACCAGTTGCGCCGGTCCATGGCCGCCTGGAAACGCAAGGGCGGCGTGGACAAATTCCGCGTCAAGCTGGTGGGTGGCCTGCTGGCGCACGGTTACACGCTGGAATTCGCCGAAGCGCTGTTCCGGCAGGTAGAGGGGTTTGGCGAGTACGGCTTTCCCGAAAGCCATGCCGCCAGCTTCGCGCTGCTGGCGTACTTCAGTTCCTGGCTCAAGCGCCACGAACCCGAAGCCTTTCTGGCCGCCTTGCTCAATTCCCAGCCCATGGGTTTCTACGCGCCCGCGCAACTGGTGCAGGACGCCCGCCGCCACGGCGTCTGCGTGCTGCCCGCCGACGTCACCGTCAGCGGCTGGGATTCGGCGCTGGAAACCCTGCCCGACGATCACCCCGGCGCCCAGCGACGCCCGCGCCCGCACTCACCACCCACCGAAGACACCCGCCCCGCCGTCCGGCTGGGCCTGAGCCTGATCCAGGGCATGCGGGAAGACGCCGCGCGCCGCATTGAAGAGGCTCGCGCAACGGCGCCTTTTACCGACACCGGTGACCTGGCCCGCCGCGCCGCGCTGAACCGCCACGACCTGAACGCCTTGGCCGCCGGCGACGCGCTGCGCACCCTTGCCGGCCACCGCCGCCAGGCCAGTTGGCAGGCCGCCGCCAGCGTACAAAGCCGCGACCTGCTGCGCGACGCCGCCATCGTGGAAACCCAGGCCCCCCAGTTGTCGGCCCCCTCGGAAAACCAGACCGTGGCCGCCGACTACCGCAGCCTGGGGCTGACGCTGCACAGCCACCCGGTCGCCCTGTTGCGCGCGCAACTTGCCGCCCGCAATTTCCAGCCGGCCGAAGTCCTGAACGGCTACCCCGACAAGCGCGTGGCCCGCGCCTGCGGCATCGTCACCGTGCGCCAGCGGCCACAAACCTCCAAGGGCGTGATCTTCGTCACGCTGGAAGACGAAACCGGCCCCGTCAACGTGGTCGTGCGCCCGGAACTCATCGAACGCCAACGCCGCGAACTGCTGGGCGCCAAATTGCTGGGCGTCTACGGCGCCTGGCAGAACGTGGACGGCGTACGCCACCTGATCGCGCAGCGCCTGGTGGACCTGTCCGACCTGCTGGGCGGGCTGGCGGCGCATAGCCGGAATTTTCATTGA
- a CDS encoding I78 family peptidase inhibitor, which produces MIRKLIPFILVASLTACANTGTSSSSAPAASSSSSSSSSSGASSSGGASYGGSGSAMPGYGSKTCDAAALQSQIGQKATTSSMEDLRTRSGSTTARILRPGQLVTMEYNATRLNLIVDDKDVMTAIRCG; this is translated from the coding sequence ATGATCCGCAAGCTGATCCCTTTCATTCTGGTTGCCAGCCTGACCGCATGCGCCAACACTGGAACGTCGTCGTCCAGCGCACCGGCAGCCTCCAGCTCCTCCAGCTCTTCATCCTCGTCCGGCGCCAGCTCGTCGGGCGGTGCTTCCTATGGTGGGTCGGGCTCGGCCATGCCGGGCTACGGTAGCAAAACCTGCGATGCGGCCGCGCTGCAATCGCAAATTGGCCAAAAGGCCACCACGTCCTCGATGGAAGACCTGCGTACCCGCAGCGGCAGTACCACCGCCCGCATCCTGCGCCCCGGCCAACTCGTCACCATGGAATACAACGCCACCCGTTTGAACCTGATCGTGGATGACAAAGACGTCATGACCGCCATTCGCTGCGGTTGA
- a CDS encoding Y-family DNA polymerase: MRLWIAAFLRCLPLDVLRPHWPHEEHAFAVLDQERVAALTPAARQAGVKPGMRRAGAAAIAPQVELLPRQPQAEADTLHGAALALLQYTPEIALGDADTVLLNVGASLMFFGGPRALSRRIRATLAALDVRVSLGMAPTARGAWLLAHRPGRRVPRRTLTLRTLTRRLDALPLALLPQAQARLDWLGDIGCHALADLRALPRAGLQRRSTPDLLPALDAAYGQAPELYRWIEPPHQFSRRIELMDYVEHTDAVLAVGRRLAEQLGGWLTARQLAVRRVVLSMEHERGRHARPPTELELALAQPVWQAPQILHLLREKLNHVTLEAPVIAVSLLAPDTVEQPAVSTTLFPEPGGTAADHARLLDLLVARLGRDQVRHAHPTPDHRPEAANSWGDALATPRPPQPLPPLLDRPFWLLETPLALKLSGHRPQYGGQPLRLVRGPERIESGWWDPALTVRDYFVAEDAAAARYWIYRERDAEHARWFLHGLYA, encoded by the coding sequence ATGCGCCTTTGGATCGCCGCCTTCCTGCGCTGCCTGCCGCTGGACGTACTACGCCCGCACTGGCCGCATGAGGAACACGCCTTCGCCGTCCTGGACCAGGAACGCGTTGCCGCCCTCACCCCCGCCGCCCGCCAGGCCGGCGTCAAGCCGGGCATGCGCCGCGCGGGCGCCGCAGCCATCGCCCCGCAGGTGGAACTCTTGCCGCGCCAGCCGCAGGCCGAAGCCGACACCCTGCACGGCGCGGCGCTGGCGCTGCTGCAATACACCCCCGAAATTGCCTTGGGCGATGCCGACACCGTGCTCTTGAACGTGGGCGCCAGCCTGATGTTCTTCGGCGGCCCGCGCGCGCTGTCCCGGCGCATACGGGCCACCTTGGCCGCGCTGGATGTGCGGGTGTCCCTGGGCATGGCGCCCACCGCCCGGGGCGCCTGGCTGCTGGCGCACCGCCCCGGCCGGCGCGTGCCCCGGCGCACCCTCACCCTGCGCACGCTGACCCGTCGGTTGGACGCGCTGCCGCTGGCGCTGCTGCCCCAGGCCCAGGCGCGGCTGGACTGGCTGGGCGACATCGGCTGCCACGCCCTGGCCGACCTGCGCGCCCTGCCGCGCGCCGGCCTGCAACGGCGCAGCACGCCAGATCTGCTTCCCGCCCTGGACGCCGCCTATGGCCAGGCGCCGGAACTGTATCGCTGGATTGAACCGCCCCACCAGTTTTCCCGGCGCATTGAACTCATGGATTACGTCGAGCACACCGACGCCGTGCTGGCCGTGGGGCGCCGCCTGGCCGAACAACTGGGCGGGTGGCTCACCGCACGGCAATTGGCGGTGCGGCGCGTGGTGCTCAGCATGGAACACGAACGCGGCCGCCATGCCCGCCCGCCCACCGAACTGGAACTGGCGCTGGCGCAACCGGTCTGGCAGGCGCCGCAAATCCTGCACCTGCTGCGCGAAAAGCTCAACCACGTCACGCTGGAAGCGCCCGTCATCGCCGTGTCGCTATTGGCGCCCGACACCGTGGAGCAACCCGCCGTCAGCACCACGCTGTTTCCCGAACCCGGCGGCACCGCGGCCGACCACGCCCGCCTGCTGGACCTGCTGGTGGCCCGGCTGGGCCGCGATCAGGTGCGTCACGCCCATCCCACGCCCGACCATCGCCCCGAAGCCGCGAATTCCTGGGGCGACGCGCTGGCCACCCCGCGCCCGCCCCAGCCCCTGCCCCCCTTGCTGGACCGTCCCTTCTGGCTGCTGGAAACGCCGCTGGCCCTGAAGCTGTCGGGCCATCGCCCCCAATACGGCGGCCAGCCACTGCGGCTGGTGCGCGGGCCCGAACGCATCGAAAGCGGCTGGTGGGATCCGGCCCTGACCGTGCGCGACTACTTCGTCGCCGAAGACGCGGCGGCGGCGCGCTACTGGATCTACCGCGAACGCGACGCGGAACACGCGCGCTGGTTCCTGCACGGGCTCTACGCCTGA
- a CDS encoding aminotransferase class I/II-fold pyridoxal phosphate-dependent enzyme codes for MSIIADRIKRIKLSPSVAARAIIAELREQGRRIIDLTIGEPDFSTPEHIRQAATAAMNRGETKYPPAQGTAALRRAARGHLQAATGVDYPVARIIVSTGAKQVIFNGLAATLNDGDEVLIPAPFWVSYPDMVLVNGGVPVVVRTLPATDYKLTPQALEQAITPRTKWLMMNAPSNPTGSVYTADELRGLTEVLKRHPHVWLMTDDIYARLNFTDAPTVHPLQVAPELADRTLVINGVSKAYAMTGWRIGYGAGPDELIKAMAILQSQSTSGASSVSQAAALEALSGPQDCVTEFAKVFKTRRDLAVAELSGTQGLSIVVPQGAFYVFPDCSGLLGKKTPAGDVIATDTDLTHYLLREAGVAVIDGNAYGAPGTFRLSFAASLEDIKQGCSAIREACAKLA; via the coding sequence ATGAGCATCATTGCCGACCGCATCAAGCGCATCAAGCTGTCGCCCAGCGTTGCCGCGCGCGCCATCATTGCCGAACTGCGCGAGCAAGGCCGCCGGATCATCGACCTGACGATCGGCGAACCCGACTTTTCAACGCCGGAACATATTCGCCAGGCCGCCACCGCCGCGATGAACCGCGGCGAAACCAAATACCCGCCTGCCCAGGGCACGGCGGCGTTGCGCCGTGCCGCGCGCGGCCATTTGCAAGCCGCCACGGGCGTGGACTATCCCGTGGCGCGGATCATCGTGAGCACCGGCGCCAAGCAGGTGATTTTCAATGGCCTGGCCGCCACGCTGAATGACGGCGACGAGGTGCTGATTCCCGCGCCGTTCTGGGTCTCGTACCCCGACATGGTGTTGGTGAACGGCGGGGTGCCGGTTGTGGTGCGGACCTTGCCGGCCACGGACTACAAGCTCACGCCCCAGGCGCTAGAACAAGCCATCACGCCGCGTACCAAGTGGTTGATGATGAACGCGCCCAGCAACCCCACGGGCTCGGTCTATACCGCTGATGAATTGCGCGGGCTGACCGAGGTGCTCAAGCGCCATCCGCACGTCTGGCTGATGACGGACGATATCTACGCCCGGCTCAATTTCACCGACGCGCCGACGGTGCACCCGCTGCAGGTGGCGCCCGAACTTGCCGACCGCACGCTGGTGATCAACGGCGTGTCCAAGGCCTACGCCATGACGGGCTGGCGCATCGGCTATGGCGCGGGGCCCGACGAATTGATCAAGGCGATGGCGATACTGCAATCCCAAAGCACGTCGGGCGCGTCGTCGGTCAGCCAGGCGGCGGCGCTGGAGGCCTTGTCCGGCCCACAGGACTGCGTGACCGAATTCGCCAAGGTTTTCAAAACGCGCCGCGACCTGGCGGTTGCCGAGCTGTCCGGTACGCAGGGCCTGAGCATCGTCGTGCCGCAAGGCGCGTTCTACGTATTTCCGGACTGCTCGGGCCTGCTGGGTAAAAAAACGCCCGCTGGCGACGTGATCGCCACCGACACCGACCTGACGCATTACCTGCTGCGCGAGGCGGGCGTGGCCGTGATCGACGGCAACGCCTATGGCGCGCCGGGCACGTTCCGGCTGTCGTTTGCCGCGTCGCTGGAAGATATCAAGCAAGGATGTTCCGCCATTCGCGAGGCCTGCGCCAAGCTGGCCTGA
- a CDS encoding amino acid ABC transporter permease, producing MLDLLMQYWPTLLVGQYPNGPLGGLALTLILAALGLLMSLPLALLIALARVSPFGALRGASKALVNVVRGMPLLMLIFWAYFVVPKLTGQVVSGFWTLIFALVVYESAYLSEVIRSGIEAVPRGQIEASRSLGVGYWTTMRKVVLPQALFNVLPSMTSQFVSTIKETSLGYVISVNELTFAANQVNNLVLTQPLQVFGILAIIYFLVCFSLSRGLSWLDLHIRRSRAMA from the coding sequence GTGCTTGATCTGCTGATGCAATACTGGCCGACGCTGCTGGTCGGCCAATACCCCAACGGGCCTTTGGGCGGGCTGGCGCTGACGCTGATCCTGGCGGCGCTGGGGCTGTTGATGTCCTTACCATTGGCGCTGCTGATCGCGCTGGCCCGAGTCAGCCCATTCGGCGCGTTGCGGGGCGCCAGCAAGGCGCTGGTCAACGTGGTGCGCGGCATGCCGCTGCTGATGCTGATCTTCTGGGCGTACTTCGTGGTGCCCAAGTTGACGGGGCAGGTGGTCAGCGGTTTCTGGACGCTGATCTTTGCGCTGGTGGTCTATGAAAGCGCCTACTTGTCCGAGGTGATCCGCTCGGGCATCGAGGCGGTGCCGCGCGGCCAGATTGAAGCGTCGCGTTCGCTGGGCGTGGGCTACTGGACGACGATGCGCAAGGTGGTGCTGCCCCAGGCGCTGTTCAACGTGCTGCCCAGCATGACGAGCCAGTTCGTTTCCACGATCAAGGAAACGTCCTTGGGCTACGTCATCAGCGTCAACGAGCTGACCTTCGCGGCCAATCAGGTCAACAACCTGGTGCTGACCCAGCCGCTGCAGGTGTTCGGCATCCTGGCCATCATCTATTTTCTGGTGTGCTTCAGCCTGAGTCGCGGCTTGAGCTGGCTGGACCTGCATATCCGCCGCTCGCGCGCCATGGCTTAA
- a CDS encoding amino acid ABC transporter permease, which translates to MSLLDASQYQLLLSGMVVTVQLFLVAWVMAFAIAVTLVVVRATNLAPCRWVVDAYVEYHRNVPLLVQVLFWYFGMPELLPEGLRLWLYDHNAEMSLAAIALALGSAAYIAEDIRSGLRAIPWTQFEAARALGASYLQCMRYVIVPQALRISIPPLVGRALLLFKNTSVAMAIGVMELTYQAREIENETYRTFATFGAATIMYLLGSFLIMAVGSRIYARYRLNRGGHGA; encoded by the coding sequence ATGAGCTTGCTAGATGCATCCCAATACCAACTGCTGCTCAGCGGCATGGTGGTTACCGTGCAACTGTTCCTGGTGGCGTGGGTCATGGCCTTCGCCATCGCGGTGACGCTGGTGGTGGTGCGGGCCACCAACCTGGCGCCATGCCGCTGGGTGGTGGACGCTTATGTTGAATACCACCGCAACGTGCCGCTGTTGGTGCAGGTGTTGTTCTGGTATTTCGGCATGCCCGAACTGCTTCCCGAAGGGCTGCGCTTGTGGCTCTATGATCACAACGCGGAAATGTCGCTGGCGGCGATTGCGCTGGCGCTCGGTTCGGCGGCGTACATCGCCGAAGACATCCGCAGCGGCTTGCGTGCCATACCCTGGACGCAGTTCGAGGCGGCGCGCGCGCTGGGCGCAAGCTACCTGCAATGCATGCGTTACGTGATCGTGCCGCAGGCGCTGCGCATATCCATTCCGCCGCTGGTTGGCCGCGCGTTGCTGCTGTTCAAGAACACCAGCGTTGCGATGGCGATCGGCGTGATGGAGCTAACCTATCAGGCACGCGAAATTGAAAATGAAACCTATCGCACCTTCGCCACCTTCGGCGCGGCCACGATCATGTACCTGCTGGGATCGTTCCTGATCATGGCGGTGGGGTCGCGCATCTACGCCCGTTATCGTCTGAATCGCGGAGGCCACGGTGCTTGA
- a CDS encoding amino acid ABC transporter ATP-binding protein, whose protein sequence is MIKLEKVNKWYGAHHVLRDVDLSVARGEVLVVCGPSGSGKSTMIRTVNRLEPIEKGRILIDGADIYQKGANLNALRQKIGFVFQQFNLFPHMSVLENVIFAPVNIRKQPRKEALELARALLDRVGLLNKIDAYPGALSGGQQQRVAIARALALQPPVMLFDEPTSALDPEMVGEVLQVMKGLAKDGMTMVCVTHEMGFARDVCDRVVFMDGGEILEVDTPERFFSAPSHPRAQRFLADILHPRG, encoded by the coding sequence ATGATCAAGCTTGAAAAAGTGAACAAGTGGTACGGCGCCCATCATGTGCTGCGGGACGTGGACCTGTCCGTGGCGCGTGGCGAAGTGCTGGTGGTGTGCGGGCCGTCGGGCTCGGGCAAGTCGACCATGATCCGCACGGTGAATCGGTTGGAGCCTATTGAGAAAGGCCGCATCCTGATCGACGGCGCGGACATCTACCAGAAGGGCGCGAACCTGAACGCGCTGCGTCAGAAGATCGGCTTCGTATTCCAGCAGTTCAACCTGTTCCCGCACATGAGCGTGCTGGAAAACGTGATCTTCGCGCCGGTCAATATCCGCAAGCAGCCGCGCAAGGAAGCCCTGGAACTGGCGCGTGCGCTGCTTGATCGGGTGGGGTTGCTGAACAAGATCGACGCCTACCCTGGTGCGCTGTCGGGCGGCCAGCAGCAGCGCGTGGCGATTGCGCGCGCCTTGGCGTTGCAGCCGCCGGTGATGTTGTTCGATGAGCCGACCAGCGCGCTCGACCCTGAAATGGTCGGCGAGGTGCTGCAAGTGATGAAGGGCCTGGCCAAAGACGGCATGACGATGGTATGCGTGACCCACGAAATGGGCTTTGCGCGCGACGTCTGCGATCGGGTCGTCTTCATGGATGGTGGCGAGATTCTTGAGGTGGATACGCCCGAGCGCTTTTTCAGCGCGCCCTCGCATCCGCGCGCACAGCGCTTTCTGGCCGACATCCTGCACCCACGCGGCTAG